The sequence AAGCCGAAGAACACCCGCATCTGCTGCCGCAGGAACTCGCGGCCCTTCTCCGTCTGCAGGTCGACGCCGTAGGTGTTGATGTAGCGCGGCGACTCCCGCAGCCACATCTGCCACGCCTGCATGCTGACGTGCTCGTAGATCTGTTGCCCGAGCTCGTCGGTGAACGGCCGGAAGCCGAGTCCGGGCAGCTCTTGCTTGAGCTTCTGGCAGAACACGGTGCGCGGTTGGTTCATCGGGCGACTCCGGGCCGGAGCATACGCGACCGGTCCGGTCGGGGGCAACGCGCCCCCGCTTCGCGCCGCGCGGCGCCTCCCGGCTACGCCTCCGCGAGCGCGCGCACGACCACGTCGAGCGCCGTGCTGACAGGGATGCGCACCTGGCTGCGGTCGTCGCGATTGCGCAGCGTGACGGTGTCGTCCTCGAGGGTCTGCGTGTCGACGGTGAGCGCGTAGGGCGTGCCGATCTCGTCGTGCCGCGCATAGCGGCGGCCGATCGCGTGCTGCTCGTCGTACTTCGCGGCGACGCCGGCGGCGAGGAAACGGGTGACGATGCTGCGGGCGACCTCGGGCATGCCGTCCTTCTTCACCAGCGGCAGGATCGCGGCCTTGATCGGAGCCAGGCGCGGATGCAATCGCAGCACGGTGCGGCCGCCCTTGCCCTCGGCGTCGGCGGGCTCCTCGTCGTACGCGTCGCAGAGCACCGCGAGCAGGCCCCGGGTCGCGCCGGCGGCGGGCTCGATGACGTGGGGCAGGAAGTGCCAGCCGGTCTTGCCGGTCGCGGGATCGACGGCTTCTTGATCGAAGTACGTCAGCTTCTTGCCCGACTCGCGGCTGTGCGCGCCGAGGTCGTAGTCGGTGCGGCTGGCGATGCCCTCGAGCTCGTCCCAGCCCCACGGGAACAGGTACTCGACGTCGAAGCAGCCGTCGCTGTAGTGCGCGAGCTCGTCGGCACCATGGGCGCGCAGCCGCAGGTGCTCGGGCTTGAGGCCGATCGAGGTCCACCACGCCATGCGCGCGTCCTTCCAGTACTCGAGGTACTTGGGGCCCTGCCCCGGCGGCACGAAGTACTCCATCTCCATCTGCTCGAACTCGCAGGAGCGGAAGATGAACTTCTCGACCTTGACCTCGTTGCGGAAGCTCTTGCCCATCTGCGCGATGCCGAATGGCAGCTTCATGCCCATGCTCTGTTGCACGTTCAGGAAGTTCACGAACATCGCCTGCGCGGTCTCGGGTCGCAGGTAGACCGCGCTGGTCTCGAGCGACTGCTCGACACGGCTGCG is a genomic window of Deltaproteobacteria bacterium containing:
- a CDS encoding oxidative damage protection protein, whose amino-acid sequence is MNQPRTVFCQKLKQELPGLGFRPFTDELGQQIYEHVSMQAWQMWLRESPRYINTYGVDLQTEKGREFLRQQMRVFFGFEDGELASTAWRPAEPAEDGDG
- a CDS encoding glycine--tRNA ligase, which gives rise to MSQAPEEDKLQKVVSLAKRRGFVFQSSEIYGGLRSAYDYGPMGAELKRNLMAEWWRTMVHAREDVVGLDASIIMHPRVWRASGHLANFSDPLVDCKLCGERFRADKAPRAEPGSDAVITMADRPRAEAALERANATMGVTLRRDGKTLLGAKVGPAGYVCSNCGSPLLSDERQFNLMFRTSLGPVDPIGDIVGVVRSAVAEGLDDAALRSRVEQSLETSAVYLRPETAQAMFVNFLNVQQSMGMKLPFGIAQMGKSFRNEVKVEKFIFRSCEFEQMEMEYFVPPGQGPKYLEYWKDARMAWWTSIGLKPEHLRLRAHGADELAHYSDGCFDVEYLFPWGWDELEGIASRTDYDLGAHSRESGKKLTYFDQEAVDPATGKTGWHFLPHVIEPAAGATRGLLAVLCDAYDEEPADAEGKGGRTVLRLHPRLAPIKAAILPLVKKDGMPEVARSIVTRFLAAGVAAKYDEQHAIGRRYARHDEIGTPYALTVDTQTLEDDTVTLRNRDDRSQVRIPVSTALDVVVRALAEA